From Planctomycetota bacterium, the proteins below share one genomic window:
- a CDS encoding potassium transporter TrkG: protein MATAPDDSQPKRGWLRFGRDPDGAPLTWRDIRSGINEWVRDRSAAQLFTGSFFLLVVLGTLALWGLPGLYTGEDLGFVDSLFMSTSAVCVTGLSVSDLETQFTFFGQVVMLTLIQIGGLGIIAFASLIILALGRRLTLDARDSAGSELVDLPNVTPRQLVFGIFLYAFSFEFITAVGLFLLWREDLGVGEALWSSIFHAVSGFCQAGFSINSDSLMGWNDSPMTLIVAGLPVLVGGLGFLTIEDIRRRVFWKRHRLALHTKVVVTATIALFLLGMGVFLIFEWDGVLSGMSLADHLANAGFMSVSARSVGFNSIDHAQASYGTNFFTVILMFIGGGPGGTAGGIKITTFAVIGLLAWSRLRGRQHVTVFNRTIPDETIQRATGLVMAFGTVTIVCLLVLTRTEDFSVPGHTFLAYLFEVVSALGNVGLGMGVTGDLSTTGKLVIIVAMFAGRVGPITLISIFAHRNGRRRDRFRYANGEVILG, encoded by the coding sequence GTGGCGACCGCTCCGGACGATTCTCAACCCAAACGCGGATGGCTTCGCTTCGGGCGCGACCCCGACGGCGCGCCGCTGACATGGCGTGATATTCGGAGCGGGATCAACGAGTGGGTCCGCGATCGATCGGCGGCGCAGCTTTTCACCGGCAGCTTCTTCCTTCTCGTCGTGCTCGGCACGCTCGCGCTGTGGGGGCTGCCGGGGCTGTACACGGGCGAGGATCTCGGCTTCGTCGACTCGCTGTTCATGTCGACCAGCGCGGTCTGCGTCACCGGGCTGAGTGTGTCGGACCTGGAGACGCAGTTCACGTTCTTCGGGCAGGTCGTGATGCTGACGCTGATCCAGATCGGCGGGCTGGGGATCATCGCGTTCGCGAGTCTGATCATCCTCGCGCTGGGCAGACGGCTGACACTCGACGCACGCGACTCGGCCGGGTCGGAGCTGGTCGACCTGCCCAACGTCACGCCGAGGCAGCTGGTCTTCGGCATTTTCCTCTACGCGTTCAGCTTCGAGTTCATCACCGCCGTCGGATTGTTCTTGCTGTGGCGTGAGGATCTCGGCGTGGGCGAGGCGCTTTGGTCATCGATCTTCCACGCGGTCAGCGGCTTCTGCCAGGCCGGCTTCTCGATCAACTCCGACTCGCTCATGGGCTGGAACGACTCGCCGATGACGCTGATCGTTGCAGGGTTGCCGGTGCTGGTGGGTGGACTGGGCTTTCTGACCATCGAGGACATCCGTCGGCGGGTCTTCTGGAAACGCCATCGACTCGCGCTACACACCAAGGTCGTGGTGACCGCGACGATCGCCCTGTTCCTGCTTGGCATGGGCGTGTTCCTGATCTTCGAATGGGACGGCGTGCTCAGCGGGATGTCGCTGGCGGACCACCTCGCCAACGCGGGGTTCATGTCGGTCTCGGCACGCAGCGTCGGCTTCAACAGCATCGACCACGCCCAGGCGAGCTACGGGACCAACTTCTTCACCGTCATCCTGATGTTCATCGGCGGCGGACCCGGCGGCACCGCGGGCGGGATCAAGATCACCACCTTCGCGGTCATCGGCTTGCTCGCGTGGAGTCGGCTGCGCGGGCGGCAGCATGTGACCGTCTTCAACCGCACCATCCCCGACGAAACCATCCAGCGTGCGACCGGTCTTGTCATGGCGTTCGGCACCGTCACGATCGTGTGCCTGCTCGTGCTCACGCGGACCGAGGATTTCTCGGTGCCGGGGCACACGTTCCTCGCTTACCTCTTCGAAGTCGTGAGCGCGCTGGGCAACGTCGGGCTCGGCATGGGCGTGACCGGCGATCTGTCGACCACGGGCAAGCTGGTGATCATCGTCGCGATGTTCGCAGGTCGGGTCGGGCCGATCACGCTCATCAGTATCTTCGCCCATCGCAACGGACGCCGGCGTGACAGGTTCCGCTACGCCAACGGGGAAGTCATCCTCGGCTAG
- a CDS encoding TrkA family potassium uptake protein: MKRFVIIGLGNFGSAASVALFEQGHEVIVVDTDEDTIDRVGNTVTRAAVGDGRDVETLKRVGVAEADAGVISTGDDIAASILATLALKDLGVEEIFVKVISRDHARVMQKIGVTETVFPEKDSAEALAQRITGKAVLNYVNIAPNFSLQEMAVPDQWCGKSLAQLDIRREYGVLVVALHDVLTDTYSAPDPQAVLEDSDTLLLAGNDKDLQELAGL, from the coding sequence ATGAAACGATTCGTCATCATCGGACTCGGCAACTTCGGCTCGGCAGCCTCCGTCGCGCTCTTCGAACAGGGCCACGAAGTCATCGTCGTCGACACCGACGAGGACACGATCGACCGCGTAGGCAACACCGTCACCCGTGCCGCCGTCGGCGACGGGCGCGATGTCGAGACGCTCAAGCGTGTCGGCGTCGCCGAGGCGGATGCAGGCGTCATCAGCACCGGCGATGACATCGCCGCCTCGATCCTCGCCACCCTCGCGCTCAAGGATCTCGGCGTCGAGGAGATCTTCGTCAAGGTCATCAGCCGCGACCACGCGAGGGTCATGCAGAAGATCGGTGTCACCGAGACGGTCTTCCCCGAGAAAGACAGTGCCGAGGCGCTCGCCCAGCGGATCACCGGTAAGGCCGTGCTCAACTACGTCAACATTGCGCCCAACTTCAGCCTGCAGGAGATGGCCGTCCCCGACCAATGGTGCGGCAAGTCGCTCGCGCAGCTCGACATCCGCCGCGAGTACGGCGTCCTCGTGGTCGCCCTCCACGACGTGCTGACCGACACCTACAGCGCCCCCGATCCGCAGGCCGTCCTCGAAGACAGCGACACCCTGCTGCTCGCCGGAAACGACAAGGACCTTCAGGAACTGGCCGGCCTCTAG
- a CDS encoding carbohydrate ABC transporter permease, whose amino-acid sequence MSERQRDKRFNFVAHFLLIPVAVLTLVPFFYLVASSLKEKDVFFTGQFLPRVGLFAVETTTGEISLSDPTHLDGVESADFPIEVTRGDGTVLDVLIRYNPSEAEPANAADFDEVISVPPLATFDDPELESIPGLNQAIGSARLPGAPNTTYEITDGNPGGIFGVAWGLLSLGNFGRLFGGDINFGRAVLNSFFLASVTSVFSTLGAAMGGYALAKHHFRGKAFFLALVLAALVIPGALLLAPAYQLLYWLGLLDSYAGLIIPAAAPAFGVFLFRQAMINGVPNEMLESSRIDGCGEIRMFFEMVLPLVRPMVGAYLLITFLGTWNNFIGPQIVLQSPEKFPLSVAINQLRGIYGIDYGLIMAGTLVAILPVLVLFLMLQKEFIAGLTAGAVKG is encoded by the coding sequence ATGTCAGAGCGCCAGCGCGACAAGCGCTTCAACTTCGTCGCCCACTTCCTGCTCATCCCCGTCGCGGTGTTGACGCTGGTACCTTTCTTTTACCTCGTCGCGTCGTCGCTCAAGGAAAAGGACGTGTTCTTTACCGGTCAGTTCCTGCCACGGGTGGGGCTGTTCGCGGTCGAGACGACCACTGGCGAGATCAGCCTGTCGGATCCGACACACCTCGATGGTGTGGAGTCCGCCGATTTCCCGATCGAAGTCACTCGCGGTGACGGCACGGTGCTGGACGTACTCATCCGGTACAACCCATCGGAAGCCGAGCCCGCCAACGCGGCGGACTTCGACGAGGTGATCAGCGTTCCACCTCTCGCGACGTTCGATGATCCGGAGTTGGAGAGCATTCCCGGCCTCAACCAAGCGATCGGCTCGGCCCGACTGCCGGGCGCGCCGAACACGACCTACGAAATCACCGACGGCAACCCGGGCGGCATCTTTGGCGTCGCGTGGGGACTCTTGTCCCTCGGCAATTTCGGTCGGCTTTTCGGCGGTGACATCAACTTCGGCCGGGCCGTGCTTAACAGCTTTTTCCTCGCGTCGGTCACCTCCGTCTTCTCGACGCTTGGCGCGGCGATGGGCGGCTATGCATTGGCCAAACACCACTTCCGCGGCAAGGCGTTCTTCCTCGCATTGGTTCTTGCGGCCCTGGTCATTCCCGGCGCGCTGTTGCTGGCACCGGCGTACCAACTGCTCTATTGGCTCGGACTGCTCGACAGCTACGCGGGGCTGATCATCCCCGCCGCCGCGCCCGCCTTTGGCGTCTTTCTCTTCCGTCAGGCCATGATCAACGGCGTGCCCAACGAGATGCTCGAGTCATCACGCATCGACGGCTGCGGCGAGATTCGCATGTTCTTCGAGATGGTGCTGCCGCTGGTGCGTCCGATGGTCGGTGCCTACCTGCTGATCACGTTCCTGGGTACTTGGAACAACTTCATCGGCCCGCAGATCGTGTTGCAATCGCCCGAGAAGTTCCCGCTCTCGGTCGCGATCAACCAGCTTCGTGGCATCTACGGCATCGACTACGGCCTGATCATGGCCGGCACCCTCGTCGCCATCCTTCCCGTGCTCGTGCTGTTCCTGATGCTCCAGAAGGAGTTCATCGCGGGCCTCACCGCCGGTGCGGTGAAGGGCTAG
- a CDS encoding sugar ABC transporter permease — protein MASKTAAAPPQAVGGMSKRSWWAPYFFIAPFILIFLTFIVYPLFYSLLLITQQTFGPRSSEFVGFDNITFLVNDSRFWIALKNTFIFAAGSVFVQLPASLGLALLLNRPGLRARSFYRLIFFAPSLVGLVFVAVLFALMFQKNTGLINVTLASIIPTWDVEFPWLEKFVMPSLIIAAFWMYVGFNMVYFLAALQSVDKSLLEAAEIDGANAWHRFLNVTLPAIAPVASFVVLLSFIGSMQLFELPYLLLGNGPGPENAGLTVVMYLYQTGFDTGDLGYASAIGWTLALILIAFAIVQRAIAKRTE, from the coding sequence GTGGCGAGCAAGACCGCTGCGGCACCGCCTCAGGCGGTCGGCGGGATGAGCAAGCGGTCGTGGTGGGCACCGTACTTCTTCATCGCGCCGTTCATTCTCATCTTCCTCACGTTCATCGTCTATCCGTTGTTCTACTCGCTGCTGCTCATCACGCAGCAGACGTTCGGCCCCCGGTCCAGCGAGTTCGTCGGGTTCGACAACATCACCTTCCTCGTCAACGACAGCCGATTCTGGATCGCGCTGAAGAACACGTTCATCTTCGCCGCCGGCAGCGTGTTCGTGCAGCTGCCGGCATCGCTGGGACTGGCACTGCTGCTCAATCGACCCGGCCTTAGAGCCCGCTCGTTCTATCGGCTCATCTTCTTCGCACCATCGCTGGTCGGGCTCGTGTTCGTCGCGGTGCTGTTTGCGTTGATGTTCCAGAAGAACACCGGGCTGATCAACGTCACCCTCGCGTCGATCATCCCGACGTGGGACGTCGAGTTTCCCTGGCTGGAGAAATTCGTCATGCCATCGCTGATCATCGCGGCATTCTGGATGTACGTCGGTTTCAACATGGTGTACTTCCTTGCAGCCTTGCAGAGCGTCGACAAGTCGCTGCTCGAAGCCGCCGAGATCGACGGGGCCAATGCCTGGCACCGGTTTCTAAACGTCACACTCCCGGCGATCGCGCCGGTGGCGTCGTTCGTCGTGCTTCTCTCGTTCATCGGGTCGATGCAGCTGTTCGAGTTGCCATACCTGCTACTTGGTAACGGCCCGGGCCCGGAGAACGCCGGGCTCACCGTCGTCATGTACCTCTACCAAACCGGCTTCGACACCGGCGACCTCGGCTACGCCAGCGCGATCGGCTGGACGCTCGCGCTGATCCTCATTGCCTTCGCCATCGTTCAACGCGCCATCGCCAAGAGGACCGAATAA
- a CDS encoding extracellular solute-binding protein, whose protein sequence is MSILESLPPSTAPEYKETFVERLPLQLSLGAWLIIIIAVVSSVVVLAWPEKDVEGLTMWTFARNHSDMYIPLAEEYNAANTDKDDLKLNIFLIDGQALQRRMLSGFMSDTPVADLIEVEQGVIGKVFSGPLEDVGFVDLTDRLKSEGIYEQINEPSFSQWSTRGRIFGIPHDVHPVVLLYRHDILVEELGYDVEAIETWDEFADTLRAAQDIDGDGKADRYLLNLWYTNADMHEMLLMQAGGGFFDENDKLAIDTELNAFLMAKLITWMIGPDRIAVDAADFSAPGNELRLTGRVLAGVAPDWLTGVYQGDLPQLSGKWRAMPMPAWTPGGRRTSVWGGTCLGITKQTEDFEAAWEAAKLLYLTNETARKLWEQSLIISPVIALWDEPFYHEPVEYFGGQRLGSLFIELAPDVPTRSSSPFRNLARSEWANAMSRLYRYADQNEAYTVEALQPRARELLGEVQAEVEKQMGRNVFVRDQLTQEQEAAQ, encoded by the coding sequence GTGAGTATTCTTGAGAGCTTACCTCCGAGCACGGCACCGGAGTACAAGGAGACGTTCGTCGAACGGCTCCCGCTTCAACTCTCGCTGGGCGCGTGGCTGATCATCATCATCGCCGTCGTGTCGTCGGTCGTGGTACTCGCCTGGCCCGAGAAAGATGTCGAAGGCCTGACGATGTGGACGTTCGCCCGCAACCACTCGGACATGTACATCCCCCTCGCCGAGGAGTACAACGCGGCCAACACCGATAAAGACGATCTCAAGCTCAACATCTTCCTGATCGACGGACAGGCGCTACAGCGGCGAATGCTCAGCGGCTTCATGTCCGACACACCGGTCGCCGATCTCATCGAAGTCGAGCAGGGCGTCATCGGTAAAGTCTTCTCCGGCCCGCTGGAGGATGTCGGTTTCGTCGATCTCACCGACCGGCTCAAGAGCGAAGGCATTTACGAGCAGATCAACGAGCCGAGCTTCAGCCAATGGTCGACACGCGGCCGAATCTTTGGCATCCCGCATGACGTTCACCCGGTCGTTCTGTTATACCGCCACGACATCCTCGTCGAAGAGCTCGGCTACGACGTGGAAGCCATCGAGACATGGGACGAGTTCGCCGACACGCTCCGGGCGGCTCAGGACATCGACGGCGACGGAAAAGCTGATCGCTACCTGCTGAATCTTTGGTACACGAATGCCGACATGCACGAGATGCTGCTCATGCAGGCCGGTGGTGGATTTTTCGACGAGAACGACAAGCTCGCGATCGACACGGAACTGAACGCCTTCCTGATGGCGAAACTGATCACCTGGATGATCGGCCCGGATCGGATTGCCGTCGACGCCGCCGACTTCAGCGCACCGGGCAACGAGTTGCGTCTGACCGGACGCGTCCTTGCCGGTGTCGCACCAGACTGGCTTACCGGCGTGTACCAGGGCGATCTGCCGCAGCTCTCCGGCAAATGGCGTGCGATGCCGATGCCTGCCTGGACACCCGGCGGCCGACGGACCAGCGTTTGGGGCGGCACCTGCCTGGGCATCACCAAGCAGACCGAGGACTTCGAAGCGGCGTGGGAAGCGGCCAAGCTCCTCTACCTCACCAACGAAACCGCCCGAAAGCTCTGGGAACAATCGCTGATCATCAGCCCGGTCATTGCGCTTTGGGACGAGCCTTTTTATCACGAGCCCGTGGAATACTTCGGCGGCCAACGGCTCGGGTCGCTGTTCATCGAACTCGCACCCGATGTGCCGACCCGCAGCAGCTCGCCGTTCCGTAACCTTGCACGAAGCGAGTGGGCCAACGCCATGAGCCGCCTTTATCGTTACGCCGATCAGAACGAAGCCTACACCGTCGAAGCGCTACAACCCCGAGCCAGGGAACTGCTCGGCGAGGTGCAGGCGGAAGTGGAGAAACAGATGGGTCGAAACGTCTTCGTCCGCGACCAACTCACGCAGGAACAGGAGGCGGCCCAATGA
- a CDS encoding isoprenyl transferase, which translates to MHPLSDLPRERIPRHIAIIMDGNGRWAVQQGMERINGHDRGAAVVPDLVTECVEMRRQLGGPDVITLYSFSVENWKRPADEVEALMQMYVDYLRRERPRMMRENVKFMQIGRSDELPELLQDELAITLDETGNNNGLVLNLALNYGSRTEIADAMKSIARKVAAGELLPGDIDHDTIDAHLYTAGLPDPDLLIRTAGEMRISNYLLWQISYAELFVSDALWPEFDAEELHRAIRAFAQRNRRFGALDQSNTLQTV; encoded by the coding sequence ATGCACCCTCTCAGCGATCTTCCGCGTGAACGGATCCCGCGTCACATCGCGATCATCATGGATGGCAACGGGCGCTGGGCGGTGCAGCAGGGGATGGAGCGAATCAACGGCCATGACCGCGGGGCGGCGGTGGTGCCGGACTTGGTCACCGAGTGCGTCGAGATGCGTCGGCAACTCGGCGGGCCGGATGTCATCACGCTGTACAGCTTCAGCGTCGAGAACTGGAAACGTCCGGCCGACGAGGTGGAGGCGCTCATGCAGATGTACGTCGACTACCTCCGCCGCGAACGGCCGAGAATGATGCGCGAGAACGTCAAATTCATGCAGATCGGCCGATCTGACGAGTTGCCGGAACTGCTCCAGGACGAACTCGCGATCACGTTGGACGAGACCGGCAACAACAACGGGCTCGTCCTCAACCTCGCTCTCAACTATGGCAGTCGCACCGAGATCGCCGACGCGATGAAGTCGATCGCCCGCAAGGTCGCGGCAGGTGAGTTGCTGCCCGGCGACATCGATCACGACACGATCGACGCTCACCTCTACACTGCAGGCCTACCCGATCCAGACTTGCTCATCCGCACGGCAGGGGAGATGCGTATCTCCAACTACTTGCTCTGGCAGATCAGCTATGCCGAACTCTTCGTCAGCGACGCACTTTGGCCGGAGTTCGATGCCGAAGAACTACACCGCGCGATCCGTGCATTCGCCCAACGCAACCGGCGGTTCGGCGCGCTCGATCAGTCGAATACGCTTCAGACGGTTTGA
- the cimA gene encoding citramalate synthase, whose translation MRIHLYDTTLRDGTQGEGFNLSLTDKLLVARKLDEIGFDYIEGGYPLSNPKDVGFFEDIREPALSHAKVSAFGMTRRRGVDASEDVGMRALLDAETPAITIVGKTIKFQIENVLNTTVDENHAMIADSVKVCVDAGREVIYDAEHFFDAFKEDREHALSTLAAAESAGATVLCLCDTNGGTMPTEVAEATAAVVAQSNVTVGIHTHNDSGVAVANALAAVDAGATHVQGTINGVGERCGNMDLVVAAANLALKFGHDVLLPGSLERLTEVSRFVYEIANQPLWGGQPYVGASAFAHKGGMHVHAVRKHAGTYEHVDPASVGNQRKILVSEMSGASNIAEKLGKKFGIEADREVQRRVLERVQDLENAGYVFEAAEASFELLLRKEIGKRRAYFTLDHYRCVILRTDGERPVAEATCKVHVGDTVEHRVAEGHGPVDALDHALRKALREHYPAINGLHLVDYKVRVVNSSAATAAKVRVVTEFRRDLSDGKSDYFGTVGVDENVINASWEALIDGFEYHLLANDEIRSQKSEVRNPK comes from the coding sequence ATGAGAATCCACCTTTATGACACGACGCTGAGAGACGGCACCCAGGGCGAAGGCTTCAACCTCTCGCTCACCGACAAGCTGCTCGTGGCCCGAAAGCTCGACGAGATCGGCTTCGACTACATCGAGGGCGGCTACCCGCTGAGCAACCCGAAGGACGTGGGATTCTTCGAGGACATTCGCGAACCAGCGCTGAGTCATGCGAAGGTCAGCGCGTTTGGCATGACCCGTCGGCGAGGTGTCGATGCGTCGGAGGACGTTGGCATGCGGGCGTTGCTCGATGCCGAGACGCCGGCGATCACCATCGTCGGCAAGACGATCAAGTTCCAGATCGAGAATGTCTTGAACACGACCGTCGACGAGAATCACGCGATGATCGCCGATAGCGTGAAGGTGTGTGTCGATGCGGGGCGCGAGGTGATCTACGACGCCGAGCACTTCTTCGACGCGTTCAAGGAGGATCGCGAGCACGCGCTTTCGACCCTGGCAGCGGCGGAGTCGGCGGGGGCGACGGTGCTGTGCCTCTGCGACACCAACGGCGGCACGATGCCGACCGAGGTCGCCGAAGCCACCGCGGCCGTCGTCGCACAGTCCAACGTCACCGTCGGCATCCACACGCACAACGACTCGGGCGTTGCCGTGGCCAATGCGTTGGCCGCCGTCGACGCCGGGGCAACGCATGTGCAGGGCACGATCAACGGCGTCGGCGAACGCTGTGGCAACATGGACCTCGTCGTCGCCGCGGCCAACCTCGCACTCAAGTTCGGCCACGACGTGCTGCTGCCCGGCAGCCTCGAACGACTCACCGAAGTGTCGCGCTTCGTCTACGAGATCGCCAACCAGCCGCTGTGGGGCGGGCAGCCGTACGTCGGTGCTTCCGCGTTTGCCCACAAGGGCGGGATGCACGTCCACGCGGTTCGCAAACACGCCGGGACGTATGAGCACGTCGACCCGGCCAGCGTCGGAAACCAGCGGAAGATCCTCGTCTCCGAGATGAGCGGCGCGAGCAACATCGCCGAGAAGCTCGGCAAGAAGTTCGGCATCGAAGCCGACCGGGAAGTCCAACGCCGGGTGCTCGAGCGCGTGCAGGATCTGGAGAACGCGGGTTACGTTTTCGAAGCGGCCGAGGCGAGCTTCGAACTGCTGCTCCGCAAGGAAATTGGAAAGCGGCGCGCGTATTTCACCCTCGATCACTACCGCTGTGTCATCCTCCGCACCGACGGCGAACGTCCGGTGGCCGAGGCGACTTGCAAGGTGCATGTCGGCGACACCGTTGAACACCGTGTCGCCGAAGGGCATGGCCCGGTCGACGCGTTAGACCATGCCCTGCGTAAGGCACTTCGTGAACACTACCCGGCTATCAACGGGCTGCACCTGGTCGACTACAAGGTGCGCGTCGTCAACTCCTCGGCAGCGACGGCGGCGAAGGTGCGCGTCGTCACGGAGTTCCGCCGCGACCTGTCCGACGGCAAGTCCGACTACTTCGGTACCGTGGGTGTCGATGAGAACGTGATCAACGCAAGCTGGGAAGCGTTGATCGACGGGTTCGAGTACCACCTGCTGGCAAATGACGAAATCCGAAGTCAGAAATCCGAAGTCAGAAATCCGAAATGA
- a CDS encoding cupredoxin domain-containing protein: protein MRRIPALILTAALAVCVAATVSVKELKFTPGTVSIKAGESVTWKNNDTRDYTVTSTSGAFDSGPLKPGKSYTHTFTTSGTYPYGSKLHPRMTGRVVVK from the coding sequence ATGCGCCGCATCCCCGCCCTGATCCTGACCGCTGCCCTTGCCGTTTGCGTCGCCGCCACGGTGAGCGTGAAGGAGTTGAAGTTCACGCCCGGCACGGTCTCGATTAAGGCCGGCGAGTCGGTCACCTGGAAGAACAACGACACCCGCGACTACACCGTCACCTCGACCAGCGGTGCCTTCGACTCCGGGCCGCTCAAGCCGGGCAAAAGTTACACCCACACCTTCACGACGTCCGGGACCTATCCGTACGGTTCCAAGCTCCACCCGCGCATGACTGGCAGGGTGGTTGTCAAGTAG
- a CDS encoding HD domain-containing protein produces MSEKIIRDPVHDVIALRTEDDTEGLLFELLNARESQRLRRIRQLGMASLAYPGADHSRYSHSLGVMQTARRMLDRLERNHAIDAEDRKIALCAALLHDLGHGPFSHVFERVTGIHHERLSARVINDPTTEVHQLLISHDKSLPERITDLLAGPEPRTFLGDLISSQLDADRIDYLLRDNLMTGSRYGHFDMTWLLTALTIEPTGGRLAVLPKAVSAVEAYLMARYHMYRNVYFHKVVRAAEGMVQLILQRAKRLAVQGRLEWSAATGGVEKALTGNRLTTPEFLDLDDAAVMQCFKAWTTGTDPLLANLCRGMVERKLYKTVELHDCSDPAGAFAAAQSAVESVGGDPDYHLFLDEVSDTPYKTAGGEFEGGAFGSEVIVAGREGPVPIARLSPMVKALAEQLRFCRIHVASAYRDVVAEAIQS; encoded by the coding sequence ATGTCCGAGAAGATCATCCGCGACCCGGTCCATGACGTGATCGCCCTCCGCACCGAGGACGACACCGAGGGGTTGCTCTTCGAGCTTCTCAACGCCCGGGAGTCCCAACGCCTACGCCGCATCCGGCAGCTCGGCATGGCATCCTTGGCGTATCCGGGGGCGGACCATTCGCGCTACAGCCACTCGCTGGGCGTCATGCAGACGGCCCGACGGATGCTCGATCGGCTCGAACGCAACCACGCCATCGACGCCGAGGATCGCAAGATCGCCCTGTGTGCCGCCCTGCTGCATGATCTCGGGCACGGCCCCTTCAGCCATGTCTTCGAGCGTGTCACTGGCATCCACCATGAACGTCTCTCGGCCCGCGTGATCAACGATCCGACGACAGAGGTCCATCAGCTTCTGATCTCCCACGACAAGTCACTGCCCGAGCGGATCACCGACCTGCTGGCCGGGCCCGAACCGCGGACTTTTCTTGGGGACCTGATCAGTTCGCAGCTCGACGCGGACCGGATCGACTACCTGCTACGAGACAACCTGATGACCGGCAGCCGGTACGGGCACTTTGACATGACCTGGCTGCTGACGGCGCTGACGATCGAGCCGACCGGCGGGCGGCTGGCGGTCTTGCCCAAGGCCGTCTCGGCGGTCGAGGCGTACCTGATGGCGCGGTACCACATGTACCGCAACGTTTACTTCCACAAGGTCGTCCGGGCGGCCGAGGGGATGGTGCAGCTGATCCTGCAACGCGCCAAACGCCTTGCGGTGCAAGGCCGGCTCGAATGGTCAGCCGCGACCGGCGGCGTGGAGAAAGCGCTCACCGGCAACCGCCTCACCACGCCGGAATTCCTCGACCTCGACGACGCCGCGGTCATGCAATGCTTCAAGGCGTGGACCACCGGCACCGATCCGTTGCTGGCCAACCTCTGCCGCGGGATGGTCGAACGCAAGCTCTACAAAACCGTCGAGCTTCACGACTGCAGCGACCCGGCCGGCGCGTTCGCGGCGGCGCAGTCGGCGGTCGAAAGCGTGGGCGGCGATCCGGACTATCACCTGTTTCTCGACGAGGTGAGCGACACGCCGTACAAGACGGCCGGCGGTGAGTTCGAGGGCGGCGCGTTCGGCAGCGAGGTGATCGTCGCCGGCCGGGAAGGCCCGGTGCCGATCGCCCGACTGTCGCCGATGGTCAAAGCACTCGCCGAGCAGTTACGGTTTTGCCGGATTCACGTCGCGTCGGCGTACCGAGACGTCGTCGCCGAAGCGATTCAATCTTGA